The following DNA comes from Sorex araneus isolate mSorAra2 chromosome 5, mSorAra2.pri, whole genome shotgun sequence.
CGAGGcgctgagcactgagctgccGGTTCTGATTCACAAGCCCGGCTGGGCCGTGGGGGCGTGCGCCCTGGAAACGCCATGGAGGGGGCGCAGCCTCCAGTGTTCCCGCGCCCACAGCCTGACGTCACCCGCAGCTGTGCCGCTgcggcccgccccctcccgcacGCTCTGCTCCTGGGGGGCCCCAGCGGGGAGCGGGGGGTCCGCCCAGCCCCCAATGCTGGGAGATGGGCCCCTGTCCTACCAGCCGCGTCCCGGGGCTGTGCTCGGAGGGTCCTGTCCCGCCGCCTTCTGGAAGAGAGGGGCGCTGAGAGGTGGtcccagggcccccccacccccgcccaaggTCAACCGCCTACCTCAGGGGCGCTTCGGAAGAAAGGCACAGGGTGGTGCCCGGCCGGGGGGGGGCCCAGGCGGAGGTGGTTGAATTGGGCACAGCCGTGCCGTGCCCGCTGGCAGTGCCGCGTTTCTGTCGGGGGCAAAGGGGTTTCCAGAGAATGAGCATGAAGGTCCCGAGGCTCCTGGGCACGGCGGGAAGCGGAGGGCGGGCGGGCTGCGGGGGCACAGGCGGGGCTGGTGGCCCCTCTGCTCTGCTTGGGCCCCGGGAGGCTCTCGAGGTAACTGGGGTCCCACCACCCTGCCCTGTCCCTTGCAGGGGCCCAGCTGTGCCGGGAGGTGGAGGCCTGGACGTCGAGACTGGCTGGGGCATGCCCACGCCCAGGGCTCCGTGTCCTCCCCACATGGCCGGCCCCTGCCCCACAGTGTCATCACACCAGGTTCTGGGGTCCCCAAGTGTCCCTGGAGCACCGTCAGCTCCTCTGCACACAGCCCCCATGGGCTCTGGGGCACAGGAGCACCCGGCTCGGCCCCTGCAGCTTCCGCCGCCCCAGGCCACAGGCACCAGCCCTGGTATCCCCCAGCTGCCCGAGGCATCCCCTGCCTGCCGTCACCTGTGTGGGACGAGCAAGGGGAGGGCAGAAGCTGGTCTCTGCCCCACAGGCGCTGCCCAAGAGCCTTGGAGAGGTGACCGCCGGGGCCCGCAGACCCGGTCCTTGTGCAGGGAGATGTTGAGGCAGgcagacacatgcacacgccacacacgcgcacacatggaCAGCAGCCCAtgacacatgcaaacacacctGCGTACAGCAACACggatgtgcacacacatgcacacacgcgtgaGCAGCAGCCCAGGAGCCAGGTCACGTGTTGGCTGAGCCCTCACAGCTGCGCATCGGGATCCCCCGGACCCTGCCCGACTGGGCCACGCCGCCTGGGGGGGGAGCGCGTCGTTCCCGGTTCCCGGCCGGGACAAAGAGCCCCGGCATGCTCGGCTCCCGCAGGCTCCTTCCTGCCTGGGTCCACGGCGCGGGGCGGGGACTGGCAGGGCGCCAGGAGCGGCACTAAATTGGGGTTtctgccgcccccgcccctcctgcgGCAGCTGCCCGCGCCTGCTCGGCtgagcagggcccgggggccaACGGCGCCCCACCCGGGAGGGCTCCTGCTGGCGCTCGCCTGGAGGCAGCTGGGGGGTCCCTCCGCCCCGTCTCCCGGGCCCCGCTGGGCCTGGCCGGGCTCCGGGCCAGCGCATGCAGCTGTCCGGGCGGGCCAGCAGCCCACGCTCCCCACTGCCTTGTGGGGTGCACACATCTGCCCGGCACaggccctgcccactccccaggGCAGGACCCCTCAGCTGAGCCCTGGAACCCGCCCCTCGGGCTGCTGCCCCCAGCGGGACGCAGAGACTCCCACAGAGTGGGGGGGGAAGCAGGCCTGGGGGCAGGACCCGCGCCCGGCCCACCGGCCCCTCCCGCTGCCCCATGGCTGGGCCGACACGCAGGAGCCGGTCATCCTTCCCACAGGGCATCGCCCCAGGAGAAGCCCCGTGCGGCCTGTTCCTGGGAAAATGGGCTGCACAGATGCGGCCAGGCGCAGGCCCGGGTCCAGCGCCTGCTGCCCGCTGAGTGTCGGGCACGACCCAAGGCCAAGAAAGCCAGGCCTGGGACTAGAGCGACCAGATGGCGGGAGAGCACTTGCCGGGGCCCCACGCAGGGTCCCCGAGCCACACCAGcggcgacccctgagcacagaaccaggaggaagctccgagcaccacagggtggcCCCAAAAACGAACAAAGAGACCCTTAAGACCCCATACCTGCCCCTCTGCAACCAGCCAGGCAGGGTCAGCTGGGAAACCTCCCAAACCCCCAccctggaagcttctggaaattTCCCACACTTGACTGGCAAGATGAGGAGGCAACAGGGAGGGGCAAGTGGCCCCGGCCACAGACTCCGGCTGGCGCCCAGGGAGCAGGgcaccccccgcgcccccccaggCAGTCCCGGATGGCCCCTCGGGCACCCAGATCCACAGGAttacggggtggggggcagggacacACCCCAGGCCGGGAGGCAAAGGCTGGCCTGCAGGGGAAGGGCCGGCACCACAACCCACAAGAAGGCACAAACCACCCGGGAGCCCCAGCCAGTGACAGGAACACGAGCAGAGGGGACAGTGCTGGCCCATCTGTCACCCACGTGGAGTAGCACGCGGAGAGCCCTACTCACCaggcctccctgccctccctgaaGGGGCCTCCAGGACCTGGGGCTCCTGGACAGGGCACCGACACCTCCACTGCCCCGCCCTCTACTCACCCGGCAAGGGGCAGGGGGCGGTCAGTGCTGGGCGCAGGTCCTCCTGGTCCGCGCTGGGCTCCGGGTCCCCGGCGGCTGGGCTCCCCAGAGGGTAGGGGATGCACTGGAATCCgctgtggggaggggctgctgggggcacAGGGAGCTGGACCTGCAGGGGGCCCAAGGGTCCGGGCCACGAGGGGGCTGCGGGGTGGCGCACCGCACACTCACAAGGGGGTCTGGATGAGCGTGTCTGGGGGGCCTCCGTGCACTCTGAAGAAGCTGACCTCGGAGTGGGCCGGGAGCTGCACGTACCTGACGCCGGCCGAGACCCTCAGAAGCCGCCCGTCCTCGCCTGCGGCAGAGCAGGGCCTCAGGGCACCCACCGAGGGGCAGGGCATGGCGCCCCCAACCAGGGCAAGCCGAGGGCGGGTTGTTTCCACGTTCCAGGCTGCGGCCACACCGGGGCACTCGGGGATCACAGAGCATGGGGGTGCGGGGGTCCCCTGGGGCGGCCggggcaaggccagcaccctgctcTCTCGCGGCTGCCGGCATGGACCAGGGAGGCCGCTGCAGCCCAAGCAGGGGCACAGCGCGAGGAGGGGGCCCTGTCTGCCCGCTGTCCCTCACGGGCTCCCAAATCTGCAGACGGGCCGCCCTGTGCAGCCCGTGGGGGTGACGGCTGCCTTAGGGCCACCAGGGGCAGAGGTGACCCCCGTGAGAGGGGACGCTGTGCCACACGGCTGAGGCCCGGCCCGGAGCAGCTGCAGTGACAGGCCCAGCAAGTGTGCTCACACCAGCACACAGGCTCCTCCGTGGACTCACACCCACAGTGCTTCTCCATGGGCTCACAAGTTGCAGTGCTCACCCACACACGTGTCCTCACTCATGCAcaaacatgctcacacacacaggcacacgcatgtacacacacattcccACGTGGATAGCAtgcaggcacacaggcacacacgcatgCGTACAGACACTCCCGGGCTCCTCAGCCGGGTCCCCCACAGGGTCTGGCCTGCACCCCTCTGAGCCCCGCGGGCCCTGCTCACCCCTGGCTGTGTCCCCACTGTTCTGCTGCAACTGGACCCGCAGTGAGAAGGCGGCATCCGGGCGCAGGGTCAGCAGCCTGGGGCCGAGCACCACCATCCTGACGGATTGTTCTGGGGGCCAGGTACCCACAGCGGATcgtgaggggaggggagcacacGGCAGGGCAGGCGGGGAACCTCTGGTGCCACCTGTCGTCCCCCCTCCTGGAAAGGGACCCCAACTCCCAGGGGCAGGGAGCTGAGCACTGAACCTGAGGGTGTGTAGCGCCGACCTGACGCCGGCCCTTCCTCCTGGACTAGTGGGCGGCGCCACGCCCACCTCCTacagggcgggggcgggaagggggcctCTGCAGGCAGGTCCCCACTTACCCACTGGATGCCCGTTGACCCACAGGCCATGGTAGGTGAGCCCCGAGCAGTGGGCCAGGCTGCCCAGGCCACTGAGGACTCCGCAGTACCACTGGCCCTGCGAGAGGAGGGGTCAGGTGTGGGGGCCCCTACCCGCtgcccacaccctgctgtgccccACTAGGGTGCCAGGCACCCCCACTCCGCTGACGTGGCTCGACAGGAAAGGTCCCTGCGCCTGTGCCGGCTGTTCCCAGCTCAGGGTCCAAACAGGGTGGTCCCTGGGCGCCGCGGCACCCAGTCTGGAGACAGGCCTTGGTCCGGAACCAAGCGTGCGCGGACCGGGGATGGCTCTGCCCCGCAGCAGGGCGGGTCGCGGCTGGGAGCAGAGCGCAGGCCGCGCTGACCCCCACCTCGGGGCGCGGAGCCCTGAGAGCCAGTAGCTGTGGGCACAGGGTTTGAGggtggccggccggccggcccgcCCGCTGGTCACCTGGCCGACTGCTGGAGAGGCGGTGGGGCagcagcccggccccgcccctcagaaggaggccccGCCTACAACCGGGCCCCTCACGAGGCGGTCccgcccacagccctgcccaccaAGGGCGACCCCGCCTACAACCCGGCCCCTCACTAGGAGGTcccgcccacagccccgcccaccacGGGCGGCCCCGCCTACAACCCGGCCCCTCACTAGGCGGTCCCGCCCACATCCCCGCCCACCACGGGCGGCCCCGCCTACAACCCGGCCCCTCACTAGGCAGTTCCGCCCCAGCCTCGCCCACCACGGGCGGCCCCGCCTACAACCCGGCCCCTCACGAGGCGGTCCCGCCCACAGAACCGCCCGGGAGCGGCGCCGGCGCCCCACGAGCCGCGGGGCTGTGCTGCCACCTGGTGGCGGCAGAGGGCACCAACGCGGGGCCCAGACTGCTGCAGCTGGGAGCCTGAGGAGTTGAGGGTCCCTGGGCAGAGCCTGCGGGCGCGTGAGCCCCGTGTGCGGAGGAACCCGCAGCCTCTTTGGGCTGCCCATGGAGCCCCGACGCAGGACACAGCTGCCCAGTGGCTGCAGTCCCCCAGGAAGCGCTGGCCTGCAGCCTGGAAGGGACGAGGGACAGAGCCAGCTCAGTCCCTAAGGACCCGGTTCCGCTCAGCGTGGGGACACGGCTCTGgccgccccccacctcctcacacACGCAGGATGCCAGCTGGGGGAGGGTGCTGCCCCAGTCGGCCATGTTGGGGACCCCGGAAGCTGCTGCTGTCAGAGTGGGGTGCGGGGTCCCTGCGGGGTCCCTGCGAGGTCCCCGGTACCTGGTAGACGGAGCCATCGGCACAGCGGAGCACCCCGTGGCCCTGCTGCTGGTCCCTGACCCAGTCTCCTTCGTAGCTGTCACCATTCCTGCGGGACCCGAGCTGCTGGGGCCGGCCCACGCCCTCCTGCCCAGCCAGCACCCCAGGGAGAAGGGGGGCTGCCGAGGGTGCCCCCGGCTCTGGAGAGCAGATCCAGGCCCCTCCTCCTGAGAAGCACCAGGGCTCCCCCACCGGGGCAGGGTCTGCCCACGAGGCCCACAGACAGGGCGGTGGGCGGGAGGGTCTCACTCACCGGAAGGCCATGTGCCCCCGGCCATGCCGCCTGTTCTCATGGAAGGACCCGCGGTACAGCTGTCCCAGCGTgtcctgcaggaggcccagtcctgacggGCCGGGGTCTGGTCACAGCTGCGCCCCAAGGCCCTGCACGGGCACCCCCGTGCTGAAGCCAAGCGCGGGCGGGCTGGACCTGCTGACGGAGCCCGCGGGGCGCCCTCTGGGCCACGGCGCACCGCGGGGACCCCGGGCTTGGAAGGCGACGTGGGCCCCCTTACCTTCGCGCACGCCGCGGCGGAACTCCCCTTCGTACCATCCGCCCGCTCTGTAGGTGACGAGGCCGCGCCCGTGAGGCTCCCCCAGCACAAAGTGGCCCGAGTAAGTGTTCCCTGGGGACAGGCCACACGGGCCTGAGTCCCGAGAGCGGACCAGCAGCTGGCCTGGGGCTCTGGGGTCTGCCCTGGGCAGCAGGCGGGGTCCCGGGGCCTGGGCGGGCACGGCGGGACCCGCGGCAGTGGTGGCAGGAGCGCCGCTGACCTGAGGCGGCCCAGTGGCGGCGACCCTCTCCCGAGATCTCCCCGGCCTGGAAGTCGCCTTCGTAGTAACTCCCGTCTCTGAACAGCAGCTTCCCGCGGCCTGGCAGAGGGTCCGGGCAGGGCGCTCGGCTGTGCCCCCACGCTCCCGGGAcggcagaaatgtctcccacaCGTGCCTGGGTCCCAGCACTGGCGCGGTGGGGACACACAGCGCGCGCGcgcccgggggcgcggggcgtgGGGACGCTGGGCAGCGGGTCAGACCCAGGCCACGGGCGCGGGTCTCCTGGGCCTGCGTTGCCCGTGGGGAACTACCAGCTCGGCCTCACCGAGGCGAGCCGAGctgggcccccccagcccccgggatcacTTTTACCGTGTTTCTTTCCACCTTTCCATTCCCCTTCGTATCGGAAGAAAGAGTTCGGGTACACGTAGACGCCGTACCCTGCAGGTTGAGGCGGGCGGTGTGgcacccggggcgggggcgggggctgggctgcGGGGGCGTCTCCGGCCCGCGAGAGGCGACCCCTGCGCCCGGCCGCCGCCCCTGGAGGCCCGCCCGCGCGGAGCCGcggtctggggagggggcgggcgcacAGAGGGGCGGGCCCCGACTCGGGGACAGCTCCTGCTACCCGGGAGCCGCCTCCTCCCTGACCGCACAGCCGGGCCCCGACAAGCCTCCTGCAGCGCCGGATCGCAGCCCCCGCGGCCGGGCGAGCCGTTACCGTCCCGCGGTGGCCGGCCCTGCGGCTCCGGGCGCTGCCGCTTGGAGCTCGGGTCTCGCGAGCCGGCGGCGGCCATCTTGCCGCTAGCGGTTCCCTTAGCAACCCCAAGCCCCTCGACCATTGGCTCTCCGTCTCCAAGGGGCGTGACCTCGGCCATCCAATGGGTGATCGCAATCTCCGGAGCGGAGCCGCCGGGGCCTGGAGCCAGGAGGCGCAATGCGCTTGCGCGGAGACGCACTTCCGCCGTGACGCTCTTCCGCCGACCGTCCCGCCTCCCCCACCAACGGCCTGGGCGCCCGCGCCGGAAGCGGAAATGGTTGGAAgcctgcgccccgccccg
Coding sequences within:
- the MORN1 gene encoding MORN repeat-containing protein 1 isoform X2, coding for MAAAGSRDPSSKRQRPEPQGRPPRDGYGVYVYPNSFFRYEGEWKGGKKHGRGKLLFRDGSYYEGDFQAGEISGEGRRHWAASGNTYSGHFVLGEPHGRGLVTYRAGGWYEGEFRRGVREGLGLLQDTLGQLYRGSFHENRRHGRGHMAFRNGDSYEGDWVRDQQQGHGVLRCADGSVYQGQWYCGVLSGLGSLAHCSGLTYHGLWVNGHPVEQSVRMVVLGPRLLTLRPDAAFSLRVQLQQNSGDTARGEDGRLLRVSAGVRYVQLPAHSEVSFFRVHGGPPDTLIQTPFGFQCIPYPLGSPAAGDPEPSADQEDLRPALTAPCPLPETRHCQRARHGCAQFNHLRLGPPPAGHHPVPFFRSAPEAAGQDPPSTAPGRGWLDTGTLAEPAVLPGEYVIKVEDVTSPPFLGRTLPPAFQHLLVSASEGQQDPPRTPPQRPPSAAQEDWLDGPA
- the MORN1 gene encoding MORN repeat-containing protein 1 isoform X4, whose product is MAAAGSRDPSSKRQRPEPQGRPPRDGYGVYVYPNSFFRYEGEWKGGKKHGRGKLLFRDGSYYEGDFQAGEISGEGRRHWAASGNTYSGHFVLGEPHGRGLVTYRAGGWYEGEFRRGVREGLGLLQDTLGQLYRGSFHENRRHGRGHMAFRNGDSYEGDWVRDQQQGHGVLRCADGSVYQGQWYCGVLSGLGSLAHCSGLTYHGLWVNGHPVEQSVRMVVLGPRLLTLRPDAAFSLRVQLQQNSGDTARGEDGRLLRVSAGVRYVQLPAHSEVSFFRVHGGPPDTLIQTPFGFQCIPYPLGSPAAGDPEPSADQEDLRPALTAPCPLPETRHCQRARHGCAQFNHLRLGPPPAGHHPVPFFRSAPEAAGQDPPSTAPGRGWRVRHQGGGCDQPPVPRPHTPPRLPAPPRFRIRGAAGSPQDAPSETPECCSGGLA
- the MORN1 gene encoding MORN repeat-containing protein 1 isoform X3, which produces MAAAGSRDPSSKRQRPEPQGRPPRDGYGVYVYPNSFFRYEGEWKGGKKHGRGKLLFRDGSYYEGDFQAGEISGEGRRHWAASGNTYSGHFVLGEPHGRGLVTYRAGGWYEGEFRRGVREGLGLLQDTLGQLYRGSFHENRRHGRGHMAFRNGDSYEGDWVRDQQQGHGVLRCADGSVYQGQWYCGVLSGLGSLAHCSGLTYHGLWVNGHPVEQSVRMVVLGPRLLTLRPDAAFSLRVQLQQNSGDTARGEDGRLLRVSAGVRYVQLPAHSEVSFFRVHGGPPDTLIQTPFGFQCIPYPLGSPAAGDPEPSADQEDLRPALTAPCPLPETRHCQRARHGCAQFNHLRLGPPPAGHHPVPFFRSAPEKAAGQDPPSTAPGRGWRVRHQGGGCDQPPVPRPHTPPRLPAPPRFRIRGAAGSPQDAPSETPECCSGGLA
- the MORN1 gene encoding MORN repeat-containing protein 1 isoform X1; translation: MAAAGSRDPSSKRQRPEPQGRPPRDGYGVYVYPNSFFRYEGEWKGGKKHGRGKLLFRDGSYYEGDFQAGEISGEGRRHWAASGNTYSGHFVLGEPHGRGLVTYRAGGWYEGEFRRGVREGLGLLQDTLGQLYRGSFHENRRHGRGHMAFRNGDSYEGDWVRDQQQGHGVLRCADGSVYQGQWYCGVLSGLGSLAHCSGLTYHGLWVNGHPVEQSVRMVVLGPRLLTLRPDAAFSLRVQLQQNSGDTARGEDGRLLRVSAGVRYVQLPAHSEVSFFRVHGGPPDTLIQTPFGFQCIPYPLGSPAAGDPEPSADQEDLRPALTAPCPLPETRHCQRARHGCAQFNHLRLGPPPAGHHPVPFFRSAPEKAAGQDPPSTAPGRGWLDTGTLAEPAVLPGEYVIKVEDVTSPPFLGRTLPPAFQHLLVSASEGQQDPPRTPPQRPPSAAQEDWLDGPA